One genomic region from Equus asinus isolate D_3611 breed Donkey chromosome 8, EquAss-T2T_v2, whole genome shotgun sequence encodes:
- the EDN1 gene encoding endothelin-1 has product MDYFPMIFSLLFVAFQGAPETVVLGAELSTEADGGGEKPSPSAPWRARRSKRCSCSSLMDKECVYFCHLDIIWVNTPEHIVPYGLGSPSRSKRSLKELFSTKATDHRNRCQCASQKDKKCWNFCQAGKELRGQDTMEKGWNNQKKGKDCSKLGEKCIHQQLVEGRKIRRLEAISNSIKTSFRIAKLKAELYREKKVTHNRAH; this is encoded by the exons ATGGATTATTTCCCCATGATTTTCTCTCTGCTGTTTGTGGCGTTCCAAGGAGCTCCAGAAACAG tggTCTTGGGGGCCGAGCTCAGCACAGAAGCGGACGGCGGAGGGGAGAAGCCCTCTCCCAGTGCGCCCTGGAGGGCCCGCCGGTCCAAGcgctgctcctgctcctccttgaTGGATAAAGAGTGTGTCTACTTCTGCCACCTCGACATCATCTGGGTCAACACTCCCGA GCACATTGTTCCATATGGACTTGGAAGCCCTTCCAGGTCCAAGCGATCCTTAAAGGAATTATTTTCTACAAAGGCCACAGACCACAGGAATAGATGCCAATGTGCTagccaaaaagacaagaagtgcTGGAATTTTTGCCAAGCAGGAAAAGAACTCAG GGGCCAAGACACTATGGAGAAAGGCTggaataaccaaaagaaaggaaaagactgtTCCAAGCTTGGAGAGAAGTGTATTCATCAACAGCtagtggaaggaagaaaaataagaag GTTGGAGGCCATCAGCAACAGCATCAAAACATCTTTTCGTATTGCAAAGCTAAAAGCCGAGCTctacagagagaagaaagtgacCCACAACCGAGCACACTGA